CGGCGGCCGCGGACTCGACGCGCTCGCGCACCGACAGGGAGACCGGGCTGCGGCGCCGGACGGAGACGATCCGGACGCGTGCGTGGTCGGGCATCCAGATCACCGGGGGCTCCGTCGGGCGGCGCTCGCCGGATGGCGGGGGCTGGGCAAGGCGGGTTTCTCACGGAGGGAAGGCCAGTGGCCGCACGGCAGGCGCGGCGGGGTGCCCCAGTGGTACCGCGACGCCGCACGGCCGGTTTTCCCATCGTCCTGCCCGGCCCTGTCCCGGCTTTTCTCCCGTGGCGGGGTCGTGGACGGCATGGCCGCGCGCCGACGCCGGCGCGGGCGGCCCACCCGCGGGCGCGAAGTCGCCCGGCGCGGATCCGGGGTATCCGTCAGGGTGGCCGTGGCGAGCCGCGGCCGCCCTGTCCGGTATCCAGACAGCCTTCGACCCCCACCCCTTCCCGAGCCCCGCATGCCCCCGATCCTCGCCTTCGTCGGTGCGAAAGGCGGCACCCTGAAGACGGCCTCCGTGGCCGCGGTCTCGCACCTGCTCGCGGAGGCCGGCGCCCGCGTCGTCATGGTGGACTTCGATCCGCAGGCGGACCTGACCAGCCGGAGCGGGTTCGCGCGGCTCTCCGAACCGCTGGGCGCCGACCCCGTGCAGGTCCGCTACCCGCGCGAGCCGGAGCTGGACCTGTGGCTCCTGCGCGGTGGGCGGCCGCTGGAGGGGATCGACTTCGAGGCTGCGCTCCGCCACCTGGGGCGCGCGGCGGGAATGGCGGCGGACGTGGTGGTGGTCGACACGCCGCCCGCCCTGGGGCCGATCACCACGGCGGCGGTGCGGGAGGCGTCGCTGGTGATCGTCCCGGCGGTCCCCGGGCGGGAAGGGGTCGAGCGCGCGAACGACGTGCTGGCGCTCGCCTGGGCGCAGCCGCGCCCGCCCGAGGTGCGCATCCTCCTCACGCTCGCGCACCTGCGCTCCAACCTCTTCCACTGG
This Longimicrobium sp. DNA region includes the following protein-coding sequences:
- a CDS encoding ParA family protein, which produces MPPILAFVGAKGGTLKTASVAAVSHLLAEAGARVVMVDFDPQADLTSRSGFARLSEPLGADPVQVRYPREPELDLWLLRGGRPLEGIDFEAALRHLGRAAGMAADVVVVDTPPALGPITTAAVREASLVIVPAVPGREGVERANDVLALAWAQPRPPEVRILLTLAHLRSNLFHWTLREVDRHYPRLRLEPVVPFEMPAGESALFDRPVTVSARKSRSALAYAAVAAEARRLLGIEPLARARVGEAA